One genomic region from Cellulomonas fengjieae encodes:
- a CDS encoding AraC family transcriptional regulator, with translation MSTLIVDPPWLSVDPVGEALHHLRVTGLFYCRTEADGPWAVDMPAFGECVSFHVVTVGEAWVEVGGAPPVRLVPGDLALVPHGRGHLLRSAPGVPSLGRVDELPQEYLSEHYSVLRHAGTGPRAELICGVLSVEGSASRLLLDLLPSVVHVDRSSSGTLLAGTLALMAGELAQARPGGEAVTTRLADILVIQSIRAWLDAQQLTTGWLGALRDPQIGAAITAVHREPGRPWTVAAMAREAAMSRSAFSARFTQVVGEPAMQYVTRFRMHVAADRLGTGRTVREVASALGYDSEAAFSRAYKREIGLSPGRTRRPQIDS, from the coding sequence ATGTCGACGCTCATCGTGGACCCGCCGTGGTTGTCCGTGGATCCGGTCGGCGAGGCCCTGCACCACCTGCGCGTCACCGGGCTCTTCTACTGCCGCACCGAGGCGGACGGTCCCTGGGCGGTCGACATGCCCGCCTTCGGCGAGTGCGTGAGCTTCCATGTGGTCACCGTCGGCGAGGCATGGGTGGAGGTCGGGGGCGCGCCGCCGGTGCGCCTGGTGCCGGGCGACCTCGCGCTCGTCCCGCACGGGCGTGGCCACCTGCTGCGCAGCGCACCGGGTGTGCCCTCGCTCGGACGGGTGGACGAGCTGCCGCAGGAGTACCTCAGCGAGCACTACTCGGTGCTGCGGCACGCCGGCACCGGCCCCCGGGCCGAGCTGATCTGCGGCGTCCTCTCGGTGGAGGGCTCCGCCTCGCGGCTGCTGCTCGACCTGCTGCCCTCCGTGGTGCACGTCGACCGCTCGAGCTCCGGGACCCTGCTGGCAGGCACGCTCGCGCTCATGGCGGGCGAGCTCGCGCAGGCCCGTCCCGGCGGCGAGGCGGTCACCACCCGGCTGGCGGACATCCTGGTCATCCAGTCGATCCGGGCGTGGCTGGACGCCCAGCAGCTCACCACCGGCTGGCTGGGTGCCCTGCGCGACCCGCAGATCGGCGCCGCGATCACCGCGGTGCACCGCGAGCCCGGCCGGCCGTGGACCGTCGCGGCGATGGCGCGCGAGGCGGCGATGTCGCGGTCGGCGTTCTCCGCACGGTTCACGCAGGTCGTCGGCGAGCCGGCGATGCAGTACGTCACCCGCTTCCGCATGCACGTCGCGGCGGACCGGCTGGGCACGGGACGGACCGTCCGGGAGGTCGCCTCCGCGCTCGGGTACGACTCCGAGGCCGCGTTCAGCCGTGCGTACAAGCGTGAGATCGGCCTCTCCCCCGGGCGGACCCGCCGTCCGCAGATCGACTCCTGA
- a CDS encoding mycothiol transferase codes for MTTTEPWYTPIAATEVEHLVGSLDLLRTTFRWKADDLDSAGLAHRIGSSSLTLGGLLKHLAAVEDTTFTWKLAGRHPGPMWRPETWGDTGAELLTAGDDTPEQLYATWDEAVARSRDRLEAALSGGGLDQLVEDSDDAGNHVNLRRLLLDLIQEYGRHTGHADLLREDVDGRVGEDPPSGWRPAVGARLTWIRDS; via the coding sequence ATGACGACGACCGAACCCTGGTACACCCCAATTGCGGCCACCGAGGTCGAGCACCTCGTTGGCTCCCTGGACCTGCTGCGCACCACGTTCCGCTGGAAGGCGGACGACCTCGACAGCGCCGGACTGGCCCATCGCATCGGCTCCTCGTCCCTCACCCTCGGCGGGCTGCTCAAGCACCTCGCCGCGGTGGAGGACACGACCTTCACGTGGAAGCTCGCGGGCCGGCACCCCGGCCCGATGTGGCGGCCCGAGACCTGGGGCGACACGGGCGCCGAGCTGCTCACGGCGGGCGACGACACGCCGGAACAGCTCTATGCGACGTGGGACGAGGCGGTCGCCCGCTCCCGCGACCGGCTCGAGGCGGCCCTGTCCGGCGGCGGCCTCGACCAGCTCGTGGAGGACAGTGACGACGCCGGAAACCACGTGAACCTGCGCCGGCTGCTGCTCGACCTCATCCAGGAGTACGGCCGCCACACCGGGCACGCCGACCTGCTCCGCGAGGACGTCGACGGGCGCGTCGGCGAGGACCCGCCGAGCGGATGGCGTCCGGCCGTCGGCGCGCGCCTCACGTGGATCCGGGACTCCTGA
- a CDS encoding helix-turn-helix transcriptional regulator: protein MAGDRSPTARALTALELIQDSPGITAERLAERLGVSERAARRYVAILREAEIPIDSVRGPYGGYRVGRGLRPPPVVFTAAEALALVMAALDGHHDADDVGTPVGSALGKVVRSLPESVAAPVRAVRHGTAPAPGPDALRPDPATAAALVQARAAHRRVRLAYRSENGNAWEAVVDPWAVVVRHGRWYLLCYSHGAQARRAFRVDRIGGVEPRAETFSLPAGLDPVAELEAHLAQGWEFEVVVEVRAPAHRARAWLPPDLGRLEAVDGSSCRLVGTTSNPYWIAERLAAVPVPIRVVGGPELHATVRSLGRHMLAATEAPPRLRSPGST, encoded by the coding sequence ATGGCGGGGGACCGCAGTCCGACGGCTCGGGCGCTGACCGCTCTCGAGCTCATCCAGGACAGCCCCGGGATCACCGCGGAGCGCCTGGCGGAGCGGCTCGGCGTCTCGGAGCGGGCTGCCCGGCGCTACGTGGCCATCCTGCGCGAGGCGGAGATCCCCATCGACTCCGTGCGTGGACCGTACGGCGGCTACCGGGTCGGTCGCGGTCTGCGCCCGCCGCCCGTGGTCTTCACGGCCGCGGAGGCGTTGGCGCTCGTCATGGCCGCGCTGGACGGCCACCATGACGCCGACGACGTGGGCACTCCCGTGGGCAGCGCCCTCGGCAAGGTCGTCCGGTCGTTGCCCGAGTCGGTGGCCGCGCCCGTGCGGGCGGTGCGTCACGGCACGGCGCCTGCACCGGGGCCCGACGCCCTGCGGCCGGACCCGGCCACTGCGGCGGCCCTCGTGCAGGCCCGGGCGGCGCACCGACGGGTGCGGCTGGCCTACCGGTCCGAGAACGGGAACGCGTGGGAGGCGGTCGTCGACCCGTGGGCGGTCGTCGTCCGGCACGGCCGCTGGTACCTGCTGTGCTACTCGCACGGCGCGCAGGCGCGTCGCGCCTTCCGCGTCGACCGGATCGGAGGCGTCGAGCCCCGGGCGGAGACGTTCAGCCTGCCCGCCGGCCTGGACCCCGTGGCCGAGCTCGAGGCGCACCTGGCGCAGGGCTGGGAGTTCGAGGTGGTCGTCGAGGTCCGCGCACCGGCGCACCGGGCGCGGGCGTGGCTGCCTCCTGACCTGGGCCGGCTCGAGGCGGTGGACGGCTCGTCGTGCCGACTGGTGGGCACGACGAGCAACCCGTACTGGATCGCCGAGCGTCTGGCGGCCGTGCCGGTGCCGATCCGGGTCGTGGGCGGCCCCGAGCTGCACGCGACGGTGCGCTCGCTCGGCCGCCACATGCTCGCGGCGACCGAGGCACCACCCCGACTCAGGAGTCCCGGATCCACGTGA
- a CDS encoding aldehyde dehydrogenase, protein MSMMADMMKSMPTPTAGMDMSMMQECIEACSAAAMSATMCADADAAEGMGRCASLCTNTADVATTMMRMMMRPAGYDMGVMTSMMTACMTMGEACAAECAMHADMSEHCRICASACTAMVEACRSAMSSMQTAS, encoded by the coding sequence ATGAGCATGATGGCGGACATGATGAAGTCGATGCCGACGCCGACGGCGGGTATGGACATGTCGATGATGCAGGAGTGCATCGAGGCGTGCTCCGCGGCCGCGATGTCGGCCACGATGTGCGCCGATGCCGACGCCGCTGAGGGCATGGGGCGCTGCGCGTCCCTGTGTACGAACACCGCCGACGTCGCCACGACGATGATGCGGATGATGATGCGCCCCGCCGGCTACGACATGGGCGTGATGACCTCGATGATGACGGCGTGCATGACGATGGGCGAGGCCTGCGCCGCCGAGTGCGCGATGCACGCCGACATGTCCGAGCACTGCCGCATCTGCGCCTCGGCGTGCACCGCGATGGTCGAGGCCTGCCGGTCGGCGATGTCCTCGATGCAGACCGCTAGCTGA
- a CDS encoding nuclease, translated as MLNRTRIDLLPIQEAVATASPSAWRDGLVAARDADTITVALLGGTVAVLATRAAPAVGEPVAVHLVAEVVALGPAWYSARPVVS; from the coding sequence GTGCTGAACCGCACCCGTATCGACCTGCTGCCGATCCAGGAGGCCGTGGCGACCGCCTCGCCGAGCGCCTGGCGCGACGGGCTCGTCGCCGCCCGGGACGCCGACACGATCACCGTCGCCCTGCTGGGCGGCACCGTGGCCGTGCTGGCGACCCGGGCGGCACCCGCCGTCGGCGAACCCGTCGCCGTCCACCTGGTCGCCGAGGTGGTGGCGCTGGGGCCCGCCTGGTACTCCGCCCGGCCGGTGGTCAGCTAG
- a CDS encoding thioredoxin domain-containing protein — protein MPNSLASATSPYLQQHADNPVDWVEWGDAAFADATARGVPVLVSVGYAACHWCHVMAHESFEDAGTAAFMNEHFVCVKVDREERPDVDAVYMAATQAMTGAGGWPMTVFTTPTGEPFFCGTYFPPRPVQGMPSFPQVLASVAAAWTTRRDEVETSAATIAAALAERGTTPDPSGDHDAVAGRALAALGTAFDAGRGGFGRAPKFPPSMVLEWLLRHHARTGDAAALAMADTTLEAMARGGMYDQLAGGFARYSVDAAWTVPHFEKMLYDNAQLLRVYAHAFRADGSDLAHRVATETAGWMLDELRTAQGAFASSLDADSEGREGAFYAWSPAQLRDVLGDDDGAWAAEVLGVTEEGTFEHGTSVLQRRSDPADTERLDRLRARLLGDRERRPRPGRDDKVVSGWNGLAVAGLAEAGALLDRPDLVDAAAAAARFLLDTHVRRAHDGSVRLVRASRDGVPGAAPAVLEDYAHVADGLLALSAVTGDPAWFAAAGDLLETVLLHFAAQDGGLRDTADDETDAIIGRIRVLQDAADGPTPSGQSAAAAALLAYASLTGSLRHREAAERALRGPLQLAARFPTAAGAALAVVEAILDGPREVAVVGRRDDPATHALHRVALRSTAPGLVVALGEPGAESPPLLRDRPLVGGAPAAYVCRGFVCELPTTSPQDLATSLACGADTAPPALPPDPVSGNRPPSETP, from the coding sequence GTGCCCAACAGCCTCGCGTCCGCCACGAGCCCGTACCTCCAGCAGCACGCCGACAACCCGGTCGACTGGGTGGAGTGGGGCGATGCCGCGTTCGCCGACGCGACCGCGCGCGGCGTGCCGGTACTGGTCTCGGTCGGGTACGCCGCCTGCCACTGGTGCCACGTCATGGCGCACGAGTCGTTCGAGGACGCCGGGACCGCGGCGTTCATGAACGAGCACTTCGTGTGCGTGAAGGTGGACCGCGAGGAGCGGCCCGACGTCGACGCGGTCTACATGGCGGCGACGCAGGCGATGACCGGCGCGGGCGGCTGGCCCATGACGGTGTTCACGACGCCCACCGGCGAGCCGTTCTTCTGCGGCACCTACTTCCCGCCGCGCCCGGTGCAGGGGATGCCGTCGTTCCCGCAGGTGCTGGCGAGCGTGGCGGCGGCGTGGACCACGCGACGCGACGAGGTCGAGACGAGCGCCGCGACGATCGCCGCCGCGCTCGCCGAGCGGGGCACCACACCGGACCCGAGCGGTGACCACGACGCCGTGGCGGGGCGTGCGCTCGCGGCCCTGGGCACCGCGTTCGACGCAGGGCGCGGCGGGTTCGGCCGAGCCCCGAAGTTCCCGCCGTCGATGGTGCTGGAGTGGTTGCTGCGCCATCACGCGCGCACGGGGGACGCCGCGGCGCTCGCCATGGCGGACACGACCCTGGAGGCGATGGCGCGCGGCGGGATGTACGACCAGCTGGCCGGAGGGTTCGCGCGGTACTCGGTCGACGCCGCGTGGACCGTGCCGCACTTCGAGAAGATGCTCTACGACAACGCGCAGCTGCTGCGGGTGTACGCGCACGCGTTCCGGGCCGACGGATCGGATCTCGCGCACCGCGTCGCCACCGAGACGGCGGGGTGGATGCTCGACGAGCTGCGCACGGCGCAGGGCGCGTTCGCGTCGTCGCTCGACGCCGACAGCGAGGGGCGCGAGGGCGCCTTCTACGCCTGGAGCCCCGCGCAGCTGCGCGACGTGCTCGGCGACGACGACGGCGCGTGGGCGGCCGAGGTGCTGGGCGTGACCGAGGAGGGCACGTTCGAGCACGGGACCTCGGTGCTCCAGCGGCGCTCCGACCCGGCGGACACGGAGCGGCTCGACCGCCTGCGGGCGCGGCTGCTCGGTGACCGGGAACGGCGGCCGCGCCCCGGACGGGACGACAAGGTGGTCTCGGGCTGGAACGGGCTGGCCGTGGCCGGGCTCGCCGAGGCGGGGGCGCTCCTGGACCGCCCGGACCTCGTGGACGCGGCGGCGGCCGCCGCCCGGTTCCTCCTGGACACGCACGTCCGCCGGGCCCACGACGGGTCGGTGCGGCTGGTCCGGGCCTCGCGGGACGGCGTCCCCGGCGCCGCGCCGGCGGTGCTCGAGGACTACGCGCACGTCGCGGACGGGCTGCTGGCGCTCAGCGCGGTCACCGGGGATCCCGCGTGGTTCGCCGCCGCCGGGGACCTGCTGGAGACCGTCCTGCTGCACTTCGCCGCGCAGGACGGCGGGCTTCGGGACACCGCGGACGACGAGACCGACGCGATCATCGGACGGATCCGGGTCCTGCAGGACGCCGCGGACGGGCCGACGCCGTCCGGGCAGTCCGCGGCGGCCGCAGCCCTGCTCGCGTACGCGTCGCTGACCGGGTCGCTGCGGCACAGGGAGGCGGCCGAGCGCGCCCTGCGCGGTCCGCTGCAGCTGGCGGCCCGCTTCCCGACCGCCGCCGGAGCGGCGCTCGCGGTGGTCGAGGCGATCCTCGACGGCCCCCGTGAGGTCGCGGTCGTCGGGCGCCGGGACGACCCGGCGACCCATGCCCTGCACCGCGTCGCGCTGCGGTCCACGGCACCCGGGCTCGTGGTCGCGCTGGGGGAGCCCGGCGCGGAGAGCCCGCCGCTGCTCAGGGACCGGCCGCTGGTCGGGGGAGCCCCCGCCGCCTACGTCTGCCGCGGGTTCGTGTGCGAGCTGCCGACGACGAGCCCGCAGGACCTCGCGACCTCGCTGGCCTGCGGCGCCGACACCGCGCCCCCGGCGCTCCCGCCCGATCCCGTGAGCGGCAACCGTCCGCCATCCGAGACTCCTTGA
- a CDS encoding FAD-binding and (Fe-S)-binding domain-containing protein: protein MTADRASTATLDALRVAVGDPEQVRTRPLDLHAHAHDASHFLLIPSALVVARDAGDVSRLLQVSAAQGVPLAFRSGGTSLSGQAQTDGIMVDVRRNFKDIEVLDGGLRVRVQPGVTVRALNARLAPYGRKFGPDPASEGACTIGGVVANNSSGMECGTVQNAYQTLESLTVVLPSGTVLDTGQLDADQRLRALEPEIHDGLLTLATRLRRDPASVARVRQQFSMKNTMGYGVNSLLDFDRPVDMLAHLIVGSEGTLGFVAEAVFRTVPRRTDVTTALLVFDDLLAANTALPALVETGAATVELMDALSLRVGQGLSGCPAVVAGLEVRDHAALLVEYQADDAAGLADAHAVGMRLVADLPLSAPARFTSEVRERSRLWRLRKGLYAAVAGARAAGTTAVLEDVVVPVPALGRTCTDLIDLFAKYDYHDAVIFGHAKDGNIHFMLTSGFTDPADLERYSDFTEDMVDLVLGEGGSLKAEHGTGRVMAPYVRRQYGDEIYDVMRGIKAVVDPRGMLNPGVLLDDDPTAHLQNIKSAPAVAPEIDRCVTCGYCEPVCPSRNITMTPRQRIVVLRAIEQARIAGDTALVASLEKDYQYDGIHTCAVDGMCKTACPVGIDTGVMIKKLRAQNAAPVPKAVWGVAAKHWAGTTRVAGAALSTLKVVPTPLVLPPDHLARAALGTDNVPLYSAELPGGGPRRARPAPTTEPEAVYFPACVQSMFGPVDGSPGVQASFEELCAKAGVALLVPEGIDGLCCGTPWSSKGMTAGEKTMRDRTLAALRDATRDGALPIVCDAASCTEGLLQAVAKGSTKDGGAPLVVMDAVAFVATRVVPHLGTYAKKASLALHPTCSTTRMGINEALELVASAVAEEVQVAERWGCCGYAGDRGMLHPELTASATAGEAADVLAGDAEEHASCNRTCELGMTRATGKPYKHIIEVLAEVALE, encoded by the coding sequence GTGACCGCCGACCGCGCCAGCACGGCCACCCTGGACGCGCTCCGGGTCGCCGTCGGCGACCCGGAGCAGGTCCGGACCCGTCCGCTCGACCTGCACGCCCACGCCCACGACGCGTCGCACTTCCTGCTCATCCCGTCGGCCCTGGTGGTCGCCCGGGACGCCGGCGACGTGTCGCGGCTCCTGCAGGTCAGCGCGGCGCAGGGCGTGCCGTTGGCGTTCCGCTCCGGCGGCACGAGCCTGTCCGGCCAGGCGCAGACCGACGGGATCATGGTCGACGTCCGGCGCAACTTCAAGGACATCGAGGTGCTCGACGGCGGGCTGCGCGTGCGCGTGCAGCCCGGCGTCACGGTCCGTGCGCTGAACGCGCGGCTGGCCCCCTACGGCCGCAAGTTCGGCCCGGACCCGGCCTCGGAGGGTGCCTGCACCATCGGCGGCGTCGTGGCCAACAACTCCTCGGGCATGGAGTGCGGGACCGTCCAGAACGCCTACCAGACCCTCGAGTCCCTCACCGTGGTGCTGCCGAGCGGCACGGTGCTGGACACCGGCCAGCTCGACGCCGACCAGCGCCTGCGTGCCCTCGAGCCGGAGATCCACGACGGGCTGCTGACGCTGGCGACCCGCTTGCGCCGCGATCCCGCCTCCGTGGCACGGGTGCGCCAGCAGTTCTCGATGAAGAACACGATGGGCTACGGGGTGAACTCGCTGCTCGACTTCGACCGGCCGGTCGACATGCTGGCGCACCTCATCGTCGGCTCCGAGGGGACACTCGGCTTCGTCGCCGAGGCCGTGTTCCGCACGGTCCCGCGGCGGACCGACGTGACCACGGCGCTGCTGGTGTTCGACGACCTCCTGGCCGCGAACACCGCCCTGCCCGCCCTGGTGGAGACCGGGGCTGCGACGGTCGAGCTCATGGACGCGCTGTCCCTGCGCGTCGGCCAGGGCCTGTCGGGCTGCCCGGCCGTGGTGGCGGGCCTCGAGGTGCGTGACCACGCCGCGCTGCTCGTCGAGTACCAGGCGGACGACGCCGCTGGGCTCGCCGACGCGCACGCGGTGGGGATGCGCCTGGTCGCGGACCTGCCGCTGTCCGCGCCGGCCCGGTTCACCAGCGAGGTGCGCGAGCGCAGCCGGCTCTGGCGCCTGCGCAAGGGGCTGTACGCGGCCGTCGCCGGGGCCCGGGCCGCGGGGACGACCGCCGTCCTGGAGGACGTCGTCGTGCCGGTTCCGGCGCTCGGTCGCACGTGCACCGACCTGATCGACCTGTTCGCCAAGTACGACTACCACGACGCCGTGATCTTCGGGCACGCGAAGGACGGCAACATCCACTTCATGCTGACCAGCGGGTTCACCGACCCCGCGGACCTCGAGCGGTACAGCGACTTCACCGAGGACATGGTCGACCTGGTGCTCGGCGAGGGGGGCTCGCTCAAGGCCGAGCACGGCACCGGGCGGGTCATGGCGCCGTACGTGCGTCGGCAGTACGGCGACGAGATCTACGACGTCATGCGGGGCATCAAGGCGGTCGTCGACCCGCGGGGGATGCTGAACCCGGGTGTCCTGCTCGACGACGACCCGACGGCGCACCTGCAGAACATCAAGTCCGCGCCCGCCGTGGCGCCGGAGATCGACCGCTGCGTGACGTGCGGGTACTGCGAGCCGGTCTGCCCCAGCCGGAACATCACGATGACGCCGCGCCAGCGGATCGTCGTGCTCCGCGCGATCGAGCAGGCGCGGATCGCGGGGGACACCGCTCTCGTGGCGTCCCTCGAGAAGGACTACCAGTACGACGGCATCCATACGTGTGCCGTGGACGGCATGTGCAAGACCGCCTGCCCGGTCGGCATCGACACCGGCGTCATGATCAAGAAGCTGCGGGCGCAGAACGCGGCACCCGTCCCGAAGGCCGTCTGGGGGGTGGCGGCGAAGCACTGGGCGGGCACCACCCGCGTGGCCGGCGCCGCGCTCAGCACCCTCAAGGTGGTGCCCACGCCGCTGGTCCTGCCGCCCGACCACCTGGCGCGGGCGGCTCTCGGCACGGACAACGTGCCGCTGTACTCCGCGGAGCTGCCCGGCGGTGGGCCGCGACGTGCCCGGCCCGCACCGACGACCGAGCCCGAAGCGGTCTACTTCCCGGCGTGCGTGCAGTCGATGTTCGGCCCGGTCGACGGCTCGCCCGGCGTCCAGGCCTCGTTCGAGGAGCTGTGCGCCAAGGCCGGGGTGGCCCTGCTGGTCCCCGAGGGGATCGACGGGCTGTGCTGCGGCACGCCGTGGTCGTCCAAGGGCATGACCGCCGGGGAGAAGACGATGCGCGACCGCACGCTCGCCGCGCTGCGGGACGCGACCCGCGACGGCGCCCTGCCGATCGTCTGCGACGCGGCGTCCTGCACCGAGGGCCTGCTCCAAGCGGTCGCCAAGGGCTCGACGAAGGACGGCGGCGCGCCGCTCGTGGTGATGGACGCCGTCGCGTTCGTCGCGACCCGCGTGGTGCCCCACCTGGGCACGTACGCCAAGAAGGCGTCGCTCGCGCTGCACCCGACGTGCTCGACCACCCGCATGGGCATCAACGAGGCGCTCGAGCTGGTGGCCTCCGCGGTCGCCGAGGAGGTGCAGGTCGCCGAGCGCTGGGGATGCTGCGGCTACGCGGGCGACCGCGGCATGCTGCACCCCGAGCTCACGGCGTCGGCCACCGCGGGGGAGGCCGCCGACGTCCTCGCGGGCGACGCCGAGGAGCACGCCTCGTGCAACCGGACGTGCGAGCTCGGGATGACCCGGGCCACGGGCAAGCCGTACAAGCACATCATCGAGGTGCTGGCGGAGGTCGCCCTGGAGTGA
- a CDS encoding L-lactate permease encodes MFEQILDPFGGSVALSAVLAALPLLLLFVLLGVFRAKAWQAALAGLGLSLLLAVVVWKMPVVQALSGTAEGMFYGLFPILWILVNAMWIYKLTVETRWFEVLGRTIRSVSDDLRILSILIAFCFGALLESLAGFGAPVAISAAMLMAAGMKPLKSAMVSLLANTAPVAFGAMAAPIIALNGVTGLPIDQLSSMAGRQTPFIALIVPLVLVFLVDGRRGVRQTWPVALVAGLVFGGAQFVTSNFFAVELTDVVAAVLTVVAVLVMLRFWQPSTTVTGDDDEAVAEQGAAAQGGASAVGGPTTTTTTTTTTTTTTTLPRTGGGDGAQERPSTREVWMAIAPYLIIMAIFSLAQIPGIKHWLTEVGSVTFRWPGLDVVDSAGEPVGAQNFKLDHLKATGTLLLFSGIATMALYRIPFSRGLAIYKDTVHQLRWTILTVTAVLGLSFVMNLSGQTTSLGFALASAGGFFAFLSPLIGWIGVALTGSDTSSNSLFGQLQVTAAEQTGLSPVLMAATNSSAGVLGKMLSLQNLAVAAAAVGLAGAESTLFRRLVGWSLGLLVFVTALVVLQSTPVLGWMVP; translated from the coding sequence ATGTTCGAGCAGATCCTGGATCCCTTCGGGGGGTCCGTCGCTCTCTCGGCGGTGCTCGCGGCGCTGCCGCTGCTGCTGCTGTTCGTGCTCCTCGGCGTGTTCCGCGCCAAGGCCTGGCAGGCCGCCCTCGCGGGTCTCGGGCTCTCGCTGCTCCTCGCCGTCGTGGTGTGGAAGATGCCGGTGGTCCAGGCGCTCAGCGGCACCGCGGAGGGCATGTTCTACGGGCTGTTCCCCATCCTGTGGATCCTGGTGAACGCCATGTGGATCTACAAGCTCACGGTGGAGACCAGGTGGTTCGAGGTGCTCGGGCGCACGATCCGCTCCGTCAGCGACGACCTGCGGATCCTGTCCATCCTCATCGCGTTCTGCTTCGGGGCCCTGCTGGAGTCGCTCGCCGGCTTCGGCGCCCCGGTGGCCATCTCCGCGGCGATGCTCATGGCGGCGGGCATGAAGCCGCTCAAGTCGGCCATGGTGTCGCTGCTGGCCAACACCGCGCCGGTGGCGTTCGGTGCCATGGCGGCGCCGATCATCGCGCTCAACGGGGTGACCGGCCTGCCGATCGACCAGCTGTCCTCGATGGCCGGCCGCCAGACGCCGTTCATCGCGCTGATCGTCCCGCTCGTGCTCGTGTTCCTCGTCGACGGCCGCCGCGGCGTGCGTCAGACGTGGCCCGTGGCGCTGGTCGCCGGTCTCGTCTTCGGCGGGGCGCAGTTCGTCACGTCCAACTTCTTCGCCGTCGAGCTCACCGACGTGGTCGCCGCCGTCCTGACGGTCGTCGCCGTGCTCGTCATGCTCCGCTTCTGGCAGCCCAGCACCACCGTGACCGGCGACGACGACGAGGCCGTCGCCGAGCAGGGTGCCGCCGCTCAGGGCGGCGCGTCCGCCGTCGGCGGTCCGACCACGACCACCACGACCACCACGACCACCACGACCACCACGACGCTGCCGCGCACCGGGGGTGGCGACGGCGCGCAGGAGCGCCCGTCCACCCGCGAGGTCTGGATGGCGATCGCGCCCTACCTGATCATCATGGCCATCTTCTCGCTCGCGCAGATCCCGGGGATCAAGCACTGGCTGACCGAGGTCGGCAGCGTGACGTTCCGCTGGCCCGGGCTGGACGTCGTCGACTCCGCGGGTGAGCCCGTCGGTGCGCAGAACTTCAAGCTCGACCACCTCAAGGCGACCGGGACCCTGCTGCTCTTCTCCGGCATCGCGACGATGGCGCTCTACAGGATCCCGTTCTCGCGCGGGCTCGCCATCTACAAGGACACCGTCCACCAGCTGCGGTGGACGATCCTGACCGTCACCGCCGTGCTCGGCCTGTCCTTCGTGATGAACCTGTCCGGCCAGACGACGAGCCTCGGGTTCGCCCTCGCCTCGGCCGGTGGCTTCTTCGCCTTCCTCTCCCCGCTGATCGGGTGGATCGGCGTCGCGCTGACGGGCTCCGACACCTCGTCCAACTCGCTGTTCGGCCAGCTGCAGGTGACCGCCGCGGAGCAGACCGGCCTGTCGCCGGTGCTGATGGCCGCGACGAACTCGTCGGCGGGCGTGCTCGGCAAGATGCTCTCGCTGCAGAACCTGGCCGTCGCCGCCGCCGCGGTGGGGCTGGCCGGGGCGGAGTCCACGTTGTTCCGGCGGCTGGTCGGCTGGAGCCTGGGCCTGCTGGTCTTCGTGACCGCCCTCGTCGTGCTGCAGTCCACCCCCGTCCTGGGCTGGATGGTGCCGTGA
- a CDS encoding SDR family oxidoreductase produces MSRTHLVTGSASGVGAAVAQALRARGDRVVGIDLRDADITADLGTPEGRAGAVESAVAATGGTVDSVIACAGISAPKPLTVAVNYFGVVDVLTGLLPALRRSTAPRAAVVSSMATLQRNSPDLVDACLAHDEERALTIAAGLAEQGPGVGYLAYPSSKRALSRWVRRESITADWAGAGIALNAVAPATILTPMTRELLAAPESVAMVDKAVPMPLNYHQSPESVAELLVWLTSEVNTHVTGQTIYCDGGADASLRGDDVWGWADPA; encoded by the coding sequence ATGTCACGTACGCATCTGGTGACGGGATCAGCTTCCGGCGTGGGCGCGGCGGTGGCGCAGGCTCTGCGGGCCCGCGGTGACCGGGTGGTCGGCATCGACCTGCGCGACGCCGACATCACGGCCGACCTGGGCACGCCCGAGGGGCGGGCCGGCGCCGTGGAGTCGGCCGTCGCGGCCACCGGCGGGACCGTGGACAGCGTGATCGCCTGCGCAGGCATCTCGGCCCCGAAGCCGCTCACGGTCGCCGTGAACTACTTCGGTGTGGTCGACGTCCTGACCGGGCTGCTGCCCGCGCTGCGGCGGTCGACCGCCCCGCGGGCCGCCGTCGTGTCCTCCATGGCGACGCTCCAGCGCAACTCGCCCGACCTGGTCGACGCGTGCCTCGCCCACGACGAGGAGCGCGCACTGACCATCGCGGCGGGCCTCGCGGAGCAGGGGCCTGGTGTCGGCTACCTGGCCTACCCGTCCTCCAAGCGGGCGCTGTCCCGCTGGGTCCGTCGGGAGTCGATCACCGCGGACTGGGCCGGCGCGGGCATCGCCCTCAACGCGGTCGCTCCCGCCACGATCCTCACGCCGATGACCCGCGAGCTGCTCGCCGCGCCGGAGTCGGTCGCGATGGTCGACAAGGCCGTCCCGATGCCGCTGAACTACCACCAGAGCCCCGAGTCGGTCGCGGAGCTGCTGGTCTGGCTCACGAGCGAGGTCAACACCCACGTGACCGGCCAGACGATCTACTGCGACGGCGGCGCCGACGCCTCGCTGCGCGGCGACGACGTCTGGGGCTGGGCCGACCCCGCCTGA